The following coding sequences lie in one Deltaproteobacteria bacterium genomic window:
- a CDS encoding aminoacyl-tRNA hydrolase, whose protein sequence is MRLIVGLGNPGKTYQHTRHNLGFMILDRVAAGHGIKVRRKGFMSLWGKGTIAAGRVVLAKPQTYMNRSGEAVKALMSYFEVAPESMLVIHDDLDLELGRLKIVAGGGAAGHRGVQSIHDALGTSRYARLKVGIGRPRYNEEVEEYVLSPWYADERHKAAESIAAAAAAVEAIIEDGLAKAMTAVNAGRAPSR, encoded by the coding sequence GTGCGGTTGATAGTGGGACTAGGAAATCCCGGCAAGACCTACCAGCACACCCGGCATAACCTTGGTTTTATGATACTGGATAGGGTGGCAGCTGGTCATGGTATCAAGGTCAGACGCAAAGGGTTCATGAGCCTCTGGGGAAAAGGTACAATCGCTGCTGGGCGAGTGGTTCTTGCCAAGCCGCAAACGTACATGAACCGTAGCGGTGAAGCAGTGAAGGCTCTGATGAGCTACTTCGAGGTTGCCCCTGAGAGCATGCTCGTTATACATGACGATCTGGATCTCGAACTGGGGCGGCTCAAGATTGTGGCGGGCGGTGGTGCCGCCGGACATCGGGGAGTCCAATCAATTCACGATGCTCTGGGAACCAGCCGTTATGCCAGGTTGAAGGTAGGCATTGGCAGGCCGCGGTACAATGAGGAAGTGGAAGAATACGTACTGAGCCCCTGGTATGCTGATGAAAGGCATAAAGCGGCTGAAAGTATCGCTGCAGCAGCTGCTGCTGTGGAGGCCATTATCGAGGACGGCCTTGCAAAGGCCATGACAGCAGTTAACGCCGGTCGCGCCCCCTCTCGGTAA